In Candidatus Auribacterota bacterium, the DNA window GAGCGGGCAGTGCGGCTCTTCCCGCGCAGCGCCGCGGTACTCGTATACCGCGGCTGCTTCCTCTCCAGGGCCGGGAAGCGCAAGGAGGCGATAGAGTCGTATGAGAAGGCGCTCGCGATCGAGCCCCTGCCCTTTATCTTCATGCGGGACCTGAGGCTCCTGTACGTAAAGGAGGGGATGTACAAGAGAGCGGTCGATCTCTGGAAAGATTCGTTCGGAGTGCAGATCGCATGCGGGGAGAACCGCCTCCTACCGCTGTGGCGTCAGCTTGAAGGAGCTGTCGGGAATGCCGAGGGTGGGAAGGATCCGGCGCGGCAGGGGGATCTCGCGAAGGCATTCGCGGCGATGGGCTGGTGGGCAGAGGCGGCGGCGATTGACGGATCCGGTGAGATGACCGGTGCAGCGGCTGCGCAACTTTCGAATGCCGGAGAGGGAGAGCGGCTCATCGCTCTCCTGAGCCGATATGGCAAAAGGCTCAGGACCGAGCTCGCGCAGAAGAAGAACCGCATCTCCTTCTCGCGTGCCGTGGCGGAACTTAAAGCGGCAACGGAAAAAGACCTGGGACGATCGCTGATTTCGCCTGGGGCTGTGTGCTCAGCCCCAGGGGTCCGATGGTTCGGGGAAAACACCGGGCGTCCGCAGCCGCTCCTGGATATACTGCGCGGCGGCAACAGGGAGATTATTTTTTTTGAAAATGTCTTCGGGCGGAGGATAAACTTCGAATTCGGCGAACTCCTCTCCTGCGAACTTCGGCGGAGCGGGGGCAATGAGTTCGGCTACTGGGCGGCAACGTGCTGCCTTTCCGGTGATGGTGTCATGGAGGGGGAGAGCGGCCTGGCCTATCCGCCCTTTACCGGCTACGCGATTTTCTACGATGCCACGAGGTGGACCCCGCTCTGCGACGTGAGGAGGAGGCAGAAAAGGAACCCGCTTGAGAGCGGCTGGTTCCTTGAGGAGGTCGGAGGTGCGCGGATCGGGCGGGGCGAGGTGCGCTATTCACGTATGCTCGAGAGGCGGCTGTTCGAAAAAGTGTGCCGAGACATTGAGCGGCGGGGAGGAGGATTCATCCAGGAGCGCCTTGAAGACCTCTGCGCCGCGATAGTCGCCGAGCATGAATACCAGCACCTCGTTGACCTCCGCCGCCACCTGCCCGTTTGGAATCATCCGGTCTCCTGCCTTGTGCTTGCGTGCCGCAACCTGTTTCTCCCGTCACTCATCGAGGCGTGCTTTGAGGAGCGCGCGATATTCCGCAGCCTCGCCCGCTGCCCGGAACCGCTCCTCGGCCTGCTCGCGTTACACGCCCAGCTTGAGGGGGGTGGGGGACCGCACCTCATTGCCTCTCGTCATGCACTGTCCCGGATTGTAAAATATATCGCCGCGCACCCTGAAATTTTTCCTGCGATTGACTGTGAGCGCAACATTCTCAATCAACTCTACCTCCTGAGCGGCGAGGAGGTGAGGGGAATCGCGCAGGAGATCTACAGCGCGGCCTTTGGCCGCAACCAAATCGGTCCCACCATTCCCTCTCCCTCTGATGGGAGAGGGCAGCCTGCCTACCGGCAGGCTGGGTGAGGGTTATTCTGAAAACACCCCCACCTTAATCCTCCCCCTTTTGAGGGGGAGGAATGTAGTCTGAAAAAAGTTTCTAAAAAAACTTTTGCGCCCTTGTAATACAAAGAGGCATGAGGGTTCCATGAGTGGTAAGGTTACGATAGGAGATTATTAATGAAACGGCATTTCTTCGAATGTGCGCTGGTCGCCGTTGCGGTCGCCATGTGTGGGTGCAGATCGGTGGGCGGACCATACCGGCCCATGCCGTGGCCGTCGGAGGTCGCAGGAGCAGCGCAGGGAAAGGCTCTGGAGACGCTGCGCCGCCTCATCTCGCAGTCGGTGGAGCGGTACGAAGGCGTCAATGATTACCGGTGCGTGTTCCAGAAGCGCCAGCGCGTCGGCGGGAGTCTTCAGGATCAGCAGCGCATTGTCCTCAAGTTCAGGAAGCCGATGAACCTCTACATGAGGTGGCTCACGAAGGCCCACGAGGGACAGGAGATTTTGTACGCGCCGTCGCGCTACGGCCGGAAAGCGCTCGCCCACCCCGGGGGATGGAAGGGCACTCTGATGCCCGCCATCCCGATCGACGTCGATGGCTACTTGGTCATGCGCGACAATATACATCCGATCGACCACGTCGGCATCGGCCATTTTCTGGGCGTCTTCGCAGAGAACGCCCGGCGGGCGCGAGCGGAGAAGACAAGTGCGCTCATTGACCGCGGCGAAGAGAGGGTGGGTGCTCGGCCGGCCAGGGTCATCGAGGCCGTGCTGCCGCCGGAGAGGGAGAAGGGGTACTACTGCTATCGGTGCCTGGTATGGTTTGATGAGGAGTCGCTTCTCCCCGTCAAGATCCAGGTGTATGACTGGGACAATAATCTCTCGGAGGAGTACATGTACGAGAACCTGGAGGTGGATGTCGGGTTGACTGACAGGGATTTTGACCGGGGGAACAACGAATATAACTTCTAGATTACGAGGCGAGCGGTAAGGATTAAGCGGTAAGCACTAAGCATTAAAACGCATAATAGCTTACCACTTAGTGCTTAATCCTTATGACTTTCTGTTTGGGATTTTGGATTTTGGATTTGGGATTTCTCTTACCGGTTGCTCTCCTCGATGAACTGTTCGAGTTTCCTGAGTGCTCCGCCCCCCGCGAGTGTTTCACGGGCTCTCTCGATCCCTTCCGAGACTTCTCTGGCCACGCCTGCCGCATAGAGGCCGGCAGCCGCATTGATGAGGCATAAGTCCCGGCGCGGCCCCGTGTCGGAGCCATCGAGGATGCCGCGAAGGATGGAGGCGTTCACGGGCGGTGTCCCCCCGCGC includes these proteins:
- a CDS encoding DUF1571 domain-containing protein, producing MKRHFFECALVAVAVAMCGCRSVGGPYRPMPWPSEVAGAAQGKALETLRRLISQSVERYEGVNDYRCVFQKRQRVGGSLQDQQRIVLKFRKPMNLYMRWLTKAHEGQEILYAPSRYGRKALAHPGGWKGTLMPAIPIDVDGYLVMRDNIHPIDHVGIGHFLGVFAENARRARAEKTSALIDRGEERVGARPARVIEAVLPPEREKGYYCYRCLVWFDEESLLPVKIQVYDWDNNLSEEYMYENLEVDVGLTDRDFDRGNNEYNF